One window of the Candidatus Poribacteria bacterium genome contains the following:
- a CDS encoding ABC transporter ATP-binding protein produces MLEARDLTKRYENGVLALDGLNMKVNPGEIYVMLGANGAGKTTTISLFFNFIEPTRGTAFVNDIEIPKLPLEAKKHMAYVSENVQLYGNFTARQNLEFFAKLGGRKDVTRKEIDETLERVGLPSESFRRRVKTFSKGMRQKLGIAVAMIKRADAVLLDEPTSGLDPEGGAEFLKLLRELRSEGKAIFMCTHDLFRAKRVADRIGILMKGRLVRELDRDEIEKEELEELYLKYVGYEEAV; encoded by the coding sequence ATGTTAGAGGCGAGGGATTTGACCAAGAGATACGAAAACGGCGTCCTGGCGCTGGACGGGCTGAACATGAAAGTCAACCCAGGCGAGATCTACGTCATGCTCGGCGCCAACGGCGCGGGAAAAACCACCACCATATCACTGTTTTTCAACTTCATCGAACCCACAAGGGGAACCGCCTTCGTGAACGACATCGAAATACCCAAGCTCCCCCTTGAGGCCAAAAAACATATGGCCTACGTCTCGGAGAACGTCCAGCTCTACGGCAACTTCACTGCAAGACAGAACCTGGAGTTCTTCGCAAAGCTGGGAGGGAGGAAGGACGTAACGCGCAAGGAGATAGACGAGACGCTGGAGAGGGTAGGGTTGCCATCCGAGTCGTTCAGGAGGAGGGTCAAGACCTTCTCCAAAGGGATGCGGCAGAAGCTTGGGATAGCGGTAGCGATGATAAAGAGGGCGGATGCGGTATTGCTCGATGAGCCCACATCCGGGTTAGATCCTGAGGGAGGAGCGGAGTTTCTGAAGCTTCTGAGGGAGCTTCGCTCAGAGGGCAAGGCGATCTTCATGTGCACGCATGATCTTTTCAGGGCGAAGAGGGTTGCGGATAGGATTGGGATATTGATGAAGGGGAGGCTTGTGAGGGAACTGGATAGAGATGAGATAGAGAAGGAGGAGCTAGAAGAGCTTTACCTTAAATATGTCGGTTATGAAGAGGCTGTGTAA
- a CDS encoding ABC transporter permease subunit, translating to MLWQITKKEILANLQSLRFPALVVISTALFLLNALLFAGRYKKELSSYSERVTRNWDDRSTVTVTLERRPNVLEFCVAEGEKISILNLKIGGLIEPILPEFGRNFTLPYFNRLDWVFIVKVLFSLFGIILTFDAITGEKERGTLTLICSNSISRTAILIGKYLGATFTLLIPLTMGMLLNLLIFSLLSQEIHHLDMEHLPRIFGLVIFSVVYISLFVLLGLWISSSVHRSSTSLLVLLSIWMVLIVVIPNLAGMVTDYLDKTLSEYQLSRQWREIWKTEAEEGVKRIDRQIKKGVFQTEEELRKAALKKLSRIADLRIQWVERRNRSILARRAYARRLASISPAASYQYACESLANTGFIAQQRFLQAVKNYYPIYEDYVRAKVGEVVPYRGSFSFWLDFKGKQIYIRSPVPKAYQGDMSDFPRFTEPEVPSRESVSSFDLTALLFWNLLLFLLAFLSFLRQDVH from the coding sequence ATGCTCTGGCAAATCACCAAAAAGGAGATTCTCGCAAATCTACAAAGTTTACGGTTTCCGGCGTTGGTCGTCATCTCCACGGCGCTCTTCCTGCTTAACGCCCTGTTGTTCGCCGGAAGATATAAGAAGGAGCTCAGCAGCTATAGCGAACGGGTCACCAGAAACTGGGATGATCGAAGTACCGTCACCGTTACGCTTGAACGACGCCCCAACGTTTTGGAATTCTGCGTCGCAGAAGGGGAGAAAATCTCAATCTTGAACCTCAAGATTGGGGGTTTAATCGAACCTATCCTGCCGGAATTCGGTCGCAACTTCACACTGCCTTATTTTAACCGGCTGGACTGGGTGTTCATCGTGAAGGTGTTATTCAGCTTGTTCGGGATTATCCTCACGTTCGATGCTATCACAGGTGAGAAGGAGCGTGGGACGCTCACTCTAATTTGCTCCAATAGCATATCCAGAACGGCTATACTTATCGGTAAGTATCTGGGGGCTACCTTCACCCTGCTTATCCCCCTGACTATGGGGATGCTATTGAACCTACTGATCTTCTCCCTGCTTTCCCAAGAGATTCACCATCTGGACATGGAGCATCTCCCCCGCATTTTCGGGCTGGTTATTTTTTCGGTGGTCTATATTTCCCTCTTCGTCCTATTAGGCCTGTGGATTTCCAGCAGCGTTCATCGGTCATCAACGTCATTGTTGGTGTTGCTTTCGATATGGATGGTTCTCATTGTAGTCATACCGAATCTCGCCGGGATGGTGACGGACTACCTCGATAAGACCCTAAGTGAATATCAATTGAGTAGGCAGTGGAGAGAGATATGGAAGACGGAGGCGGAAGAAGGGGTTAAAAGAATTGACCGACAGATTAAGAAAGGCGTGTTTCAAACTGAGGAGGAGTTGCGAAAAGCAGCGTTGAAGAAGCTGAGCCGCATCGCCGATCTGCGAATTCAGTGGGTTGAGCGGCGTAACCGATCGATACTCGCCAGGCGAGCCTATGCCAGACGGCTGGCGAGCATATCCCCAGCCGCATCATATCAATACGCCTGTGAATCGCTTGCAAATACGGGTTTCATCGCTCAACAGCGGTTTCTGCAGGCGGTTAAAAATTACTATCCTATCTACGAGGATTATGTGAGGGCTAAGGTCGGTGAAGTGGTACCGTACCGAGGAAGTTTCAGCTTCTGGTTGGACTTCAAGGGGAAACAGATTTATATCAGGTCTCCTGTGCCTAAAGCATATCAAGGTGACATGAGCGATTTTCCCCGCTTCACCGAGCCTGAGGTCCCTTCTCGTGAGAGCGTCAGCTCATTTGATCTGACAGCGCTATTGTTTTGGAATCTGCTGTTATTTCTCCTCGCTTTTCTTTCATTTCTGAGACAGGATGTTCATTGA